The Bacteroidota bacterium genome includes the window CTTGCTGTTGAATCGCCCGAAAATAGAAGGACTCCCGCCCTGTGGTGCGACTTGCAAAAAAAGCACACCGTGTTTTCGGATGAATTGCTTTCCATGCAAACTTGGCTCAACAATATACTGTTTCAAAAACTCGAGGGTTTAATTATAACCGGCAACGAAACAGGTGCAAATGTTTCAGAAAATGATTTGGCCATGGCTCGAAATGCACTTAGTGAAACTCGTGAAAGGTTAACATCAATTGTTGGTGCTACTACCAATTTTGATGTGCCGCTTATTACCGGATCTGGTGCTAATTTTGAGCTGTATAAACGCTTTGCCGATTATTGTATTGTAGGTACAGCTTTTAAAAAAAACCAGTACTGGGAAAATGAAGTGGACGAAATCGCTGTTCAAAAACTAGTAGCTCAATTTAATCACTGAACCATCCATGCAGTTTCATAAAGATATCTTTTGGATTCGTTTTAAAACAATTTCAAGCTGGTGTTTTAAGCTGTTGGGTGTAATCGCATTTTGCCTGTTTTTGTTAAGCTTTAGCGATATTCCTTATTACGCTTACCGGAATTTAAGCATGGAAGACGTACAATTAAAAAGCGATCCTAAATATATTGTAATGCTTGGCGGCAGCGGTATGCCCAGTCCTGATGGATTTATTAGATGTTATTATACTGCTCAAAATGCCCTTCATTTTTCAGGCGCAAAAATTATTCTTGCACATCCCGGAAACGGCGCCGATAGTACCAAACAATTGAAACTTATGGCGCATGATTTAATTATTCGAGGAGTTGATTCGTCGCGCATTTCGTTTGAGCCCAATGGCTTCAATACACACACTCAGGCTGAGAACATTTGTGCCCTTATCGGGAAAGAAAACTTAACAGCTCCTGTATTACTAATTAGTTCACCTGAACATATGTGCCGGGCGCTTAAATCATTTCAAAAACAAGGATTTGTTTCCATTGGTACAGCACCGGCTTTCGACTCTCCGCTTAGCGAAACACAAATAAAAAACAAGAGTAAAACAGGTAAAAACCAAGTAAAAAATAGTGACCTGCGCTACAATCTTTGGAGTTACCTGCACTACGAACTCCTTGTATTGCGCGAATATTGCGCCTTAGCATATTACAAGGTTCAAGGTTGGATCTAGTCAAAGTTATTAAGAGCCAACTGTTAAAATATTCGATAAAAGGAAAAAACTGCAACTCAATTGTTTAGTAGTTTTGCTTCATGAGGAATGTATTACTAGCTGTTTTCTTAATGCTATCCGCTTATATACAAGCAATACCTTCGGGATATTCTTTTTATAAAAAATTAACCACCCAAGAAAATCAAATTACTGTAGGGACAACTAACAGCAGTGGTTTTCCTGTACTCGTAAAAATTACCGATCCCGATTTAAGGTCTGTGAACAACGGCGGTCGTGTAAGAAGTGCAAATGGCTACGACATTGTTTTCACAGCTGGCGATAAAAACACGCTCATTCCATTTCAGGTAGAAGAATACGATGCAACAACAGGAGAATATGTTGCTTGGGTAAAACTCCCCGTTTTAAGTGCCACTGTTAATACCGATTTTTATATGTTTTTCGGGAATGCTTCAATTGCCACAACACTCGGAAGCAAAACAACCTGGGATGCAAATTACAAGGCGGTATATCACTTAAATTCTGATGTAGCCGATTGGACCTCAAATGCTGCATCTCTTACCAATAGTGGGACAACCAACTTCTCGCCCGGCATTGCTGCCGATGGCCAAAGGGTGGGTTCTGGTACTTTTTTGAGTCGAATTAATGCAAGCGGTCTACAAATAACCGGCGATTTAACCATCGAAACCTGGATAAATTTTAATTC containing:
- a CDS encoding YdcF family protein encodes the protein MQFHKDIFWIRFKTISSWCFKLLGVIAFCLFLLSFSDIPYYAYRNLSMEDVQLKSDPKYIVMLGGSGMPSPDGFIRCYYTAQNALHFSGAKIILAHPGNGADSTKQLKLMAHDLIIRGVDSSRISFEPNGFNTHTQAENICALIGKENLTAPVLLISSPEHMCRALKSFQKQGFVSIGTAPAFDSPLSETQIKNKSKTGKNQVKNSDLRYNLWSYLHYELLVLREYCALAYYKVQGWI